A genome region from uncultured Roseibium sp. includes the following:
- the dnaN gene encoding DNA polymerase III subunit beta produces MKATLERSDLLKSLTHVHRVVERRNTIPILSNVLLRAESDSLKLKATDLDLEILETVPGMIEMYGATTVPAHMIYDIVRKLPEGSQVVLETTSDNATLEIRAGRSKFTLQMLPETDFPDLTAGEFTHGFALTASDVRKLIDTTQFAISTEETRYYLNGIYLHTVDTPQGQKFRAVATDGHRLAQAEVPAPGGSAGMPGIIVPRKTVGEIQKLLEAPEADVQIELSDTKIRITTGSIVLTSKLIDGTFPDYGRVIPQGNDKEMRVDRDEFKEAVDRVSTISSERGRAVKLSLDEGRMVLTVNNPDSGSATEEVAVEYDAEPLEIGFNSRYLLDIANQLNSDTALFKLADSGSPTLIQDNTVDDCLFVLMPMRV; encoded by the coding sequence ATGAAAGCGACACTCGAGCGCAGCGATCTCCTCAAGTCCCTGACCCACGTGCACAGGGTTGTCGAGCGCCGAAACACCATCCCGATCCTGTCCAACGTTCTCCTCAGGGCTGAAAGCGATTCCCTGAAGCTGAAGGCAACGGATCTGGACCTGGAAATCCTGGAAACCGTTCCCGGCATGATCGAGATGTACGGCGCCACCACGGTTCCGGCGCACATGATCTACGACATCGTCCGCAAACTTCCCGAAGGCTCTCAGGTCGTCCTGGAGACGACCAGCGATAACGCGACGCTGGAAATCCGGGCAGGACGGTCGAAATTCACCCTGCAGATGCTGCCGGAAACCGATTTTCCGGACCTGACCGCCGGTGAATTCACCCATGGCTTCGCGCTTACGGCCAGTGATGTGCGCAAGCTGATCGACACCACCCAGTTCGCGATCTCGACCGAGGAAACCCGTTACTATCTCAACGGGATCTACCTGCACACGGTCGACACCCCTCAGGGCCAGAAGTTCCGTGCGGTTGCCACGGACGGCCACAGGCTGGCCCAGGCCGAAGTCCCCGCTCCGGGCGGGTCTGCCGGTATGCCTGGCATCATCGTTCCCCGGAAGACGGTCGGCGAAATCCAGAAGCTGTTGGAAGCACCGGAAGCCGATGTTCAGATCGAGTTGTCCGACACCAAGATCCGCATCACTACCGGCAGCATCGTGCTGACGTCCAAGCTGATCGACGGCACCTTCCCCGATTATGGCCGGGTGATCCCGCAGGGCAACGACAAGGAAATGCGTGTCGACCGGGACGAGTTCAAGGAAGCCGTCGACCGTGTTTCGACGATTTCGTCGGAACGCGGCCGTGCGGTGAAACTCTCGCTCGACGAAGGGCGCATGGTGCTGACGGTCAACAATCCGGACTCGGGAAGTGCGACGGAAGAGGTCGCGGTGGAATATGACGCCGAACCGCTGGAAATCGGCTTCAACTCGCGCTACCTGCTCGACATCGCCAATCAACTCAACAGCGATACCGCCCTGTTCAAGCTCGCGGATTCCGGTTCGCCGACGCTGATCCAGGACAATACGGTCGACGACTGCCTGTTCGTTCTGATGCCCATGCGGGTGTGA